The following proteins are encoded in a genomic region of Heliangelus exortis chromosome 7, bHelExo1.hap1, whole genome shotgun sequence:
- the FGF8 gene encoding fibroblast growth factor 8 produces the protein MDPCSSLFSYVLMHLFVLCLQAQVTVQSPPNFTQHVREQSLVTDQLSRRLVRTYQLYSRTSGKHVQILDNKKINAMAEDGDVHAKLIVETDTFGSRVRIKGAATGFYICMNKKGKLIGKSNGKGKDCVFTEIVLENNYTALQNAKYEGWYMAFTRKGRPRKGSKTRQHQREVHFMKRLPKGHQTTEPHRRFEFLNYPFNRRSKRTRNSSSRVAP, from the exons ATGGACCCCTGCTCCTCGCTCTTCAGCTACGT GTTAATGCACTTGTTCGTCCTCTGCCTGCAAGCCCAG GTAACTGTTCAGTCCCCACCTAATTTTACACAGCATGTGAGGGAGCAGAGCCTGGTGACGGATCAGCTCAGCCGGCGGCTCGTCCGTACCTACCAGCTGTACAGCCGGACCAGTGGGAAACACGTGCAGATCTTGGACAACAAGAAAATCAATGCGATGGCAGAAGATGGGGATGTGCATG CTAAGCTCATCGTGGAGACAGACACCTTTGGAAGCCGTGTGCGCATCAAAGGGGCAGCCACAGGTTTCTACATCTGCATGAACAAGAAAGGGAAGCTGATTGGCAAG AGCAATGGGAAAGGCAAGGACTGCGTCTTCACGGAGATTGTTCTGGAGAACAACtacacagccctgcagaacGCCAAGTATGAGGGCTGGTACATGGCCTTCACCCGCAAGGGCCGCCCGCGCAAGGGTTCCAAGACCCGGCAGCACCAACGGGAGGTTCACTTCATGAAGAGGCTTCCCAAGGGCCACCAGACCACTGAGCCCCACAGACGCTTTGAGTTCCTCAACTACCCCTTCAACCGGAGAAGTAAAAGGACTAGAAACTCCAGCTCCAGGGTGGCCCCTTGA